A single genomic interval of Streptomyces sp. NBC_00663 harbors:
- the tsaB gene encoding tRNA (adenosine(37)-N6)-threonylcarbamoyltransferase complex dimerization subunit type 1 TsaB: protein MLLLALDTATPAVTVALHDGTDVVASSSQVDARRHGELLLPAVDRVLAEAGLRLDAVTGIVVGIGPGPYTGLRVGLMTADTFGLALGVPVHGVCTLDGLAYATDVEGPFVVATDARRKEVYWARYDDRRTRVTDPAVDRPADLAEQVAGVPAVGAGALLYPDTFPDARAPEHVSAAALAALAAERLAAGEELPAPRPLYLRRPDAQVPKNYKVVTPK, encoded by the coding sequence GTGCTCTTGCTCGCTCTGGATACCGCCACCCCCGCCGTCACCGTCGCCCTGCACGACGGAACGGATGTCGTCGCCTCGTCGAGCCAGGTGGACGCCCGCCGGCACGGCGAGCTGCTGCTGCCGGCCGTCGACCGCGTTCTCGCCGAGGCCGGGCTCAGGCTCGACGCCGTCACCGGCATCGTCGTAGGCATCGGACCCGGCCCCTACACCGGACTGCGGGTCGGGCTGATGACCGCCGACACCTTCGGCCTCGCGCTCGGCGTCCCCGTGCACGGCGTGTGCACGCTGGACGGGCTCGCGTACGCCACCGACGTCGAGGGCCCCTTCGTCGTGGCGACCGACGCCCGGCGCAAGGAGGTCTACTGGGCGCGATACGACGACCGCCGCACCCGGGTCACCGACCCCGCCGTCGACCGGCCCGCCGACCTCGCCGAGCAGGTCGCCGGAGTGCCCGCCGTGGGCGCCGGCGCGTTGCTCTACCCCGACACCTTCCCGGACGCGCGGGCGCCCGAGCATGTGTCGGCCGCCGCCCTGGCCGCGCTGGCCGCCGAGCGGCTCGCCGCGGGCGAGGAGCTGCCGGCGCCCCGGCCGCTGTATCTGCGCCGGCCCGACGCCCAGGTCCCCAAGAACTACAAGGTGGTCACCCCCAAGTGA
- the tsaE gene encoding tRNA (adenosine(37)-N6)-threonylcarbamoyltransferase complex ATPase subunit type 1 TsaE, whose protein sequence is MEAVPHSPAETGLTVTSPEQMRELGLKLAKLLRAGDLVMLSGELGAGKTTLTRGLGEGLGVRGAVTSPTFVIARVHPSLGDGPPLVHVDAYRLGGGLDEMEDLDLDVSLSDSVIVVEWGEGKVEELTEDRLQVQIHRAVGDTTDEVRHVTLTGLGERWATADLSVLTA, encoded by the coding sequence ATGGAAGCAGTACCGCACAGCCCGGCTGAGACCGGGCTGACCGTGACCTCCCCCGAGCAGATGCGCGAGCTGGGCCTGAAGCTGGCCAAGCTGCTGCGGGCCGGTGACCTCGTGATGCTCAGCGGGGAGCTCGGCGCGGGCAAGACGACGCTGACCCGGGGGCTGGGAGAGGGGCTGGGCGTGCGGGGTGCCGTCACGTCCCCGACCTTCGTGATCGCCCGCGTCCACCCGTCCCTCGGTGACGGTCCGCCGCTCGTCCATGTCGACGCCTACCGGCTGGGCGGCGGGCTCGACGAGATGGAGGACCTCGACCTCGACGTCTCGCTGTCCGACTCGGTGATCGTGGTGGAGTGGGGCGAGGGCAAGGTCGAGGAGCTGACCGAGGACCGGCTCCAGGTGCAGATCCACCGGGCGGTCGGGGACACCACGGACGAGGTGCGGCACGTGACGCTGACCGGTCTGGGCGAGCGCTGGGCGACGGCCGACCTGAGCGTGCTCACCGCCTGA
- a CDS encoding alpha/beta fold hydrolase, producing MSESSAEAALAVAAATGAAAGNWRRATGIAGAAIGVVAAGAAAGVALERMTVGRGMRKKARLALDSAGPYGSLRGMPGKAYADDGTELYYEVDEVEPEGGSAPRRRRLFGRKAPLPVTVVFSHGYCLSQDSWHFQRAALRGVVRTVHWDQRSHGRSGRGVRQVQDGVPVDIDQLGRDLKAVIDAAAPEGPLVLVGHSMGGMTVMALADQYPELVAERVVAVALVGTSSGRLGEVNFGLPVAGVNAVRRVLPGLLKALGQRAELVEKGRQATADLFAGIIKRYSFASRDVDPAVARFAERMIEGTPIDVVAEFYPAFTDHDKTEALAHFSDLPVLVLAGIGDLVTPSEHSEAIAGLLPDAELVLVPDAGHLVMLEHPEVVTDRLADLLTRAGAVPAGATVGGYGSSTAQPG from the coding sequence GTGAGCGAGAGCAGTGCGGAGGCCGCCCTGGCCGTCGCCGCCGCCACGGGGGCGGCCGCCGGGAACTGGCGCCGGGCGACCGGGATCGCCGGTGCCGCGATAGGGGTCGTCGCCGCGGGCGCCGCGGCCGGTGTCGCCCTGGAGCGGATGACCGTCGGACGCGGCATGCGGAAGAAGGCGCGGCTCGCACTGGACTCGGCCGGGCCGTACGGCTCGCTGCGCGGCATGCCCGGGAAGGCGTACGCCGACGACGGCACGGAGCTGTACTACGAGGTCGACGAGGTGGAGCCGGAGGGCGGGTCCGCGCCTCGTCGGCGGCGGCTCTTCGGGCGCAAGGCGCCGCTGCCCGTCACCGTCGTCTTCAGCCACGGGTACTGCCTGAGCCAGGACTCCTGGCACTTCCAGCGGGCCGCGCTGCGCGGTGTCGTCCGGACTGTGCACTGGGACCAGCGCAGCCACGGGCGGTCCGGGCGCGGGGTCCGGCAGGTGCAGGACGGCGTGCCGGTCGACATCGACCAGCTCGGGCGTGATCTGAAGGCCGTCATCGACGCCGCCGCGCCCGAAGGGCCGCTGGTGCTCGTCGGGCACTCGATGGGCGGCATGACCGTCATGGCGCTCGCCGACCAGTATCCGGAGCTGGTGGCGGAGCGGGTCGTCGCCGTGGCTCTGGTCGGGACGTCCTCCGGTCGGCTCGGCGAGGTCAACTTCGGGTTGCCCGTCGCGGGTGTGAATGCGGTGCGACGAGTGCTGCCGGGGCTGCTGAAGGCGCTGGGGCAGCGGGCCGAGCTGGTGGAGAAGGGCCGGCAGGCCACCGCCGACCTGTTCGCCGGGATCATCAAGCGATACTCGTTCGCGTCGCGGGACGTCGATCCGGCGGTCGCCCGGTTCGCCGAGCGGATGATCGAGGGGACACCGATCGACGTGGTCGCGGAGTTCTACCCGGCGTTCACCGACCACGACAAGACCGAGGCGCTCGCCCACTTCAGCGACCTCCCGGTGCTCGTGCTGGCCGGGATCGGGGACCTCGTCACGCCCAGCGAGCACAGTGAGGCCATCGCCGGGCTGCTGCCGGACGCCGAGCTGGTGCTGGTGCCGGACGCGGGGCATCTGGTGATGCTGGAGCACCCGGAAGTGGTCACCGACCGCCTCGCCGACCTCCTCACCCGGGCGGGGGCGGTGCCGGCAGGGGCTACGGTGGGCGGTTATGGAAGCAGTACCGCACAGCCCGGCTGA
- the alr gene encoding alanine racemase translates to MSETVARSGVALRARAEIDLAALRANVRTLRALAPGAALMAVVKSDAYGHGAVPCARAAVEAGAEWLGTATPEEALALRAAGIDGVRIMCWLWTPGGPWREAVEADLDVSVSGMWALLEVVDAARAVGKTARVQLKGDTGLGRNGCQPGDDWAELVGHALRAEAEGIIRITGLWSHFACADEPGHPSIAAQLTTFREMLAYAEQAGVRPEVRHIANSPATLTLPEAHFDLVRTGVAVYGISPSPELGSSADLGLRPVMTLSASVALVKRVPGGHGVSYGHHYVTPGDTTLGLIPVGYADGVPRHASGTGPVLVGGKWRTVAGRVAMDQFVVDLGGDEPAVGSEAVLFGPGDRGEPTAEDWAQAAGTIAYEIVTRIGTRVPRVYVNEGQAG, encoded by the coding sequence ATGAGTGAGACTGTTGCCCGGTCGGGCGTGGCCCTGCGTGCTCGGGCCGAGATTGATCTGGCCGCCCTGCGGGCCAACGTGCGGACCCTGCGCGCCCTCGCGCCGGGGGCGGCTCTGATGGCCGTGGTCAAGTCCGACGCGTACGGGCACGGGGCGGTGCCTTGTGCTCGTGCGGCCGTGGAGGCCGGGGCGGAGTGGCTGGGCACCGCCACGCCTGAAGAGGCCCTCGCGCTGCGGGCCGCCGGGATCGACGGTGTGCGGATCATGTGCTGGCTGTGGACCCCGGGCGGGCCCTGGCGGGAAGCCGTCGAGGCCGATCTCGATGTGTCCGTGAGCGGGATGTGGGCGCTGCTGGAGGTTGTCGACGCCGCTCGTGCTGTCGGGAAGACCGCGCGGGTGCAGCTCAAGGGCGACACCGGGCTCGGGCGGAACGGGTGCCAGCCCGGGGACGACTGGGCCGAGCTGGTGGGCCATGCGCTGCGGGCAGAGGCCGAGGGGATCATCCGGATCACCGGGCTCTGGTCGCACTTCGCCTGCGCCGACGAACCCGGGCATCCCTCCATCGCCGCCCAGCTCACCACGTTCCGCGAGATGCTCGCGTACGCCGAACAGGCAGGCGTGCGCCCCGAGGTGCGGCACATCGCCAACTCGCCCGCGACCCTGACCCTTCCCGAGGCCCACTTCGACCTGGTGCGCACCGGCGTCGCCGTCTACGGCATCTCGCCCAGCCCGGAGCTCGGCAGCTCGGCCGACCTGGGACTGCGGCCGGTGATGACGCTCAGCGCGTCCGTCGCCCTGGTGAAGCGGGTGCCGGGCGGACACGGGGTCAGCTACGGGCATCACTACGTCACCCCGGGCGACACCACCCTCGGACTCATCCCGGTCGGGTACGCGGACGGCGTCCCGCGGCACGCCTCCGGCACCGGGCCCGTGCTGGTCGGCGGGAAGTGGCGGACCGTGGCCGGTCGGGTGGCCATGGACCAGTTCGTCGTCGATCTGGGGGGCGACGAGCCCGCCGTCGGAAGCGAGGCCGTACTCTTCGGGCCCGGCGACCGCGGCGAACCCACCGCCGAGGACTGGGCGCAGGCGGCGGGGACCATCGCGTACGAGATCGTCACCCGGATCGGAACTCGTGTTCCCCGCGTCTATGTGAACGAGGGACAAGCTGGGTAA
- a CDS encoding NAD(P)H-hydrate dehydratase, whose amino-acid sequence MRTAYSVETVRAAERELMARLPEGTLMQRAAAGLAAACADLLGRVYGRRVVLLVGSGDNGGDALYAGARLARRGAGVAAVLLAPERAHAGGLAALRRAGGGVVEADAAEGVISRADLVLDGIVGIGGKGGLRPDAARLAAVTERSRAAVVAVDLPSGVDADTGEVHGSAVRADLTVTFGTHKPGLLIDPAREYAGSVRLVDIGLELPAGAELEALHHADVAALLPAPTGESDKYRRGVVGIAAGSARYPGAAVLAVAGALRGGAGAVRYVGPAGDAVIARFPETLVSAGGPKQAGRVQAWVVGPGAGDDASAVEEVLSADVPVLIDADGLRLAGRDAVRRRSAPTLMTPHAGEAAALLGVERGQVEGARLASARELAARYSATVLLKGSTTLVADAAGGAVRVNPTGTAWLATAGSGDVLSGLAGSLLAAGLGALDAGSAAAYLHGLAGRYAADGAPVGARDVAEAIPGAWRDVRGG is encoded by the coding sequence ATGCGTACTGCTTACAGCGTGGAGACGGTCAGGGCCGCCGAGCGGGAGCTCATGGCACGGTTGCCGGAGGGCACGCTCATGCAGCGGGCCGCCGCCGGGCTGGCCGCCGCCTGCGCCGATCTGCTGGGCCGGGTGTACGGGCGGCGGGTCGTGCTGCTCGTCGGCAGCGGGGACAACGGGGGCGACGCGCTGTACGCCGGGGCCCGGCTCGCCCGGCGGGGGGCCGGGGTCGCCGCCGTGCTGCTCGCGCCGGAGCGGGCCCATGCCGGCGGGCTGGCCGCGCTGCGGCGGGCCGGGGGTGGCGTCGTCGAAGCCGACGCCGCGGAGGGCGTGATCTCGCGGGCCGACCTGGTTCTCGACGGCATCGTCGGGATCGGGGGCAAGGGCGGGCTCCGGCCGGACGCGGCCCGGCTGGCCGCCGTCACCGAGCGGTCCCGTGCCGCCGTCGTCGCCGTCGATCTGCCGAGCGGGGTCGACGCCGACACCGGCGAGGTGCACGGCAGCGCCGTACGCGCCGACCTCACCGTCACCTTCGGGACGCACAAGCCGGGGCTGCTGATCGATCCCGCGCGGGAGTACGCCGGGTCGGTGCGGCTGGTCGACATCGGCCTTGAGCTGCCGGCCGGCGCCGAGCTGGAGGCCCTGCACCATGCCGACGTCGCGGCGCTGCTGCCCGCGCCCACCGGCGAGAGCGACAAGTACCGGCGGGGTGTCGTCGGGATCGCCGCCGGGTCGGCCCGTTACCCCGGGGCGGCGGTGCTGGCCGTCGCCGGGGCGCTGCGCGGCGGGGCCGGAGCGGTGCGGTACGTGGGGCCCGCCGGGGACGCGGTGATCGCCCGTTTCCCCGAGACGCTCGTCTCCGCGGGGGGACCGAAGCAGGCCGGGCGGGTGCAGGCCTGGGTCGTGGGACCCGGCGCCGGGGACGACGCCTCCGCCGTGGAGGAGGTGCTGTCGGCCGATGTGCCGGTACTGATCGACGCGGACGGCCTGCGGCTGGCCGGGCGGGACGCCGTACGCCGACGGAGCGCGCCCACCCTCATGACGCCGCACGCCGGGGAGGCCGCCGCGCTGCTCGGGGTGGAGCGCGGGCAGGTCGAGGGGGCCCGGCTGGCCTCGGCGCGGGAGCTTGCCGCGCGGTACTCCGCGACCGTGCTGCTCAAGGGGTCGACCACGCTCGTCGCCGATGCCGCCGGCGGTGCCGTGCGCGTGAATCCGACCGGGACGGCCTGGCTGGCCACCGCGGGCAGCGGGGACGTGCTGTCAGGCCTCGCGGGGTCACTGCTGGCGGCCGGCCTCGGGGCACTGGACGCCGGGAGCGCGGCGGCGTATCTGCACGGACTGGCCGGACGGTACGCGGCGGACGGGGCTCCGGTGGGGGCGCGTGATGTGGCGGAGGCGATTCCGGGGGCGTGGCGGGATGTGCGGGGCGGGTGA
- a CDS encoding holo-ACP synthase gives MSIIGVGIDVAEIERFAVSLERTPGMAQRLFVESELFLPSGERRGVASLAARFAAKEALAKALGAPAGLLWTDAEVYVEDSGQPRLRVSGSVAARAAELGVRSWHVSLSHDAGVASAVVVAEG, from the coding sequence ATGAGCATCATCGGGGTCGGTATCGACGTGGCGGAGATCGAGCGGTTCGCGGTGTCGCTGGAGCGCACGCCCGGGATGGCGCAGCGGCTGTTCGTGGAGAGCGAGTTGTTCCTGCCGAGCGGGGAACGGCGGGGTGTGGCCTCCCTCGCCGCCCGCTTCGCCGCGAAGGAGGCCCTGGCCAAGGCGCTGGGGGCGCCCGCCGGGCTGCTGTGGACCGATGCCGAGGTGTACGTCGAGGACAGTGGGCAGCCCCGGCTGCGGGTCTCGGGGAGTGTCGCCGCCCGGGCGGCCGAACTCGGTGTGCGGTCCTGGCATGTGTCGCTCAGTCACGATGCCGGTGTCGCCTCGGCGGTTGTGGTGGCGGAGGGGTAG
- a CDS encoding bestrophin-like domain, with protein MEVRLLNNFTTTALATLLVGSALLIGVAGVALMRWRFRHLVDTGEHNDMIGVVLGMYAAIYGIILAFVVVAEWESLNAATTNVAAEASQTAEVLRTADAFPAGERERITAAMHDYVHSVVDDQWPLMREGRPDPYLTEPQIKGLYKAFQDYEPRTETQKAYYSEAVSTLGSLASARRTRLSDSQQQLPVLLSVLVYGGALIMLPLTFLYGIRDVRAQLMFVTSVAVLIGVSVLLCLTLDRPFSGDLAVSPEPFRQGVLAQFWR; from the coding sequence GTGGAAGTCCGGCTGCTCAACAACTTCACCACCACCGCCCTGGCCACCCTGCTCGTGGGCAGCGCCCTGCTCATCGGAGTGGCCGGTGTCGCGCTGATGCGCTGGCGGTTCCGGCACCTGGTGGACACCGGCGAGCACAACGACATGATCGGCGTCGTGCTCGGGATGTACGCCGCGATCTACGGCATCATCCTCGCCTTCGTCGTCGTCGCCGAGTGGGAGAGCCTCAACGCCGCGACCACCAACGTCGCCGCCGAGGCCTCCCAGACCGCAGAGGTGCTGCGCACCGCCGACGCCTTCCCCGCCGGCGAGCGGGAGCGGATCACCGCGGCGATGCACGACTACGTCCACTCCGTCGTCGATGACCAGTGGCCCCTGATGCGCGAGGGCAGGCCCGACCCCTATCTGACCGAGCCCCAGATCAAGGGCCTGTACAAGGCGTTCCAGGACTACGAGCCCCGCACCGAGACCCAGAAGGCGTACTACTCCGAGGCCGTCTCCACGCTCGGCTCACTCGCCTCGGCCCGCCGCACCCGTCTCTCGGACTCCCAGCAGCAGCTCCCGGTCCTGCTCAGCGTCCTCGTCTACGGCGGCGCGCTCATCATGCTGCCCCTGACCTTCCTCTACGGCATCCGGGACGTACGCGCCCAGCTGATGTTCGTGACGTCGGTCGCGGTGCTGATCGGGGTGAGCGTGCTGCTGTGTCTGACCCTCGACCGGCCGTTCTCGGGGGACCTGGCGGTGAGCCCGGAACCGTTCAGACAAGGCGTACTGGCCCAGTTCTGGCGGTGA
- the glmS gene encoding glutamine--fructose-6-phosphate transaminase (isomerizing) — translation MCGIVGYVGSQSALEVVMAGLKRLEYRGYDSAGVAVLADGGLAAAKKAGKLVNLEKELVDRPLPTGGTGIGHTRWATHGGPTDANAHPHLDNAGRVAVVHNGIIENFAALRAELEERGHDLASETDTEVVAHLLAEEFSSCGDLAEAMRLVCRRLDGAFTLVAVHADEPDVVVGARRNSPLVVGVGEAEAFLASDVAAFIAHTRSAIELGQDQVVELRRDGVTVTGFDGRPAEVRSYHVDWDASAAEKGGYDYFMLKEIAEQPKAVADTLLGRIDAAGSLTLDEVRISPGVLREIDKVVVVACGTAFHAGLIAKYAIEHWTRVPCEVELASEFRYRDPILDPRTLVIAISQSGETMDTLMALRHAREQGSKVLAICNTNGSTIPRESDAVLYTHAGPEVAVASTKAFLTQLVACYLVALYLGQVRGTKWGDEIVAVIRDLSKISGEVDRVLETMEPVRALARSLADKDTVLFLGRHVGYPVALEGALKLKELAYMHAEGFAAGELKHGPIALIEDDLPVVVVVPSPRGRSVLHDKIVSNIQEIRARGARTIVIAEEGDEAVVPYADHLIRIPATPTLLQPLVATVPLQVFACELATARGNEVDQPRNLAKSVTVE, via the coding sequence ATGTGCGGAATCGTGGGATACGTGGGGTCGCAGTCTGCGCTCGAGGTCGTGATGGCCGGACTGAAGCGGCTGGAGTACCGGGGGTACGACTCGGCGGGTGTCGCCGTCCTCGCCGACGGCGGGCTCGCCGCCGCGAAGAAGGCCGGGAAGCTGGTCAATCTGGAGAAGGAGCTGGTCGACCGGCCGCTGCCGACCGGCGGGACCGGGATCGGACACACCCGGTGGGCCACGCACGGCGGGCCCACGGACGCCAACGCGCATCCGCACCTCGACAACGCCGGTCGGGTCGCCGTCGTCCACAACGGGATCATCGAGAACTTCGCCGCGCTCCGGGCCGAACTGGAGGAGCGCGGCCACGATCTGGCGTCCGAGACCGACACCGAGGTCGTCGCCCATCTGCTCGCCGAGGAGTTCTCCTCCTGCGGGGACCTCGCCGAGGCGATGCGGCTGGTGTGCCGGCGCCTGGACGGGGCGTTCACGCTGGTCGCCGTGCACGCGGACGAGCCGGACGTGGTCGTGGGGGCGCGCCGGAACTCGCCGCTCGTGGTGGGCGTCGGGGAGGCCGAGGCGTTTCTCGCCTCGGACGTGGCCGCGTTCATCGCCCATACGCGCTCCGCGATCGAACTCGGGCAGGACCAGGTCGTCGAGCTGCGGCGCGACGGGGTGACGGTGACCGGCTTCGACGGCCGTCCGGCGGAGGTCAGGTCCTACCACGTGGACTGGGACGCCTCGGCCGCCGAGAAGGGCGGCTACGACTACTTCATGCTCAAGGAGATCGCCGAGCAGCCGAAGGCGGTCGCCGACACGCTCCTCGGGCGCATCGACGCGGCCGGGTCGCTGACCCTGGACGAGGTGCGGATTTCGCCGGGGGTGCTGCGGGAGATCGACAAGGTCGTCGTGGTCGCGTGCGGTACGGCCTTCCACGCGGGGCTGATCGCCAAGTACGCCATCGAGCACTGGACGCGGGTCCCCTGCGAGGTGGAGCTGGCCAGCGAGTTCCGCTACCGCGATCCGATCCTGGACCCGCGGACCCTGGTGATCGCCATCTCCCAGTCCGGCGAGACCATGGACACGCTCATGGCGCTGCGGCACGCGCGCGAGCAGGGCTCCAAGGTGCTGGCCATCTGCAACACCAACGGCTCGACGATCCCGCGCGAGTCCGACGCCGTGCTGTACACGCACGCCGGCCCGGAGGTCGCGGTCGCCTCGACCAAGGCGTTCCTGACGCAGCTGGTGGCGTGCTACCTGGTCGCCCTGTATCTGGGCCAGGTGCGGGGCACCAAGTGGGGCGACGAGATCGTCGCCGTCATCCGGGACCTGTCGAAGATCTCCGGCGAGGTCGACCGGGTCCTGGAGACGATGGAGCCGGTACGCGCGCTCGCGCGATCCCTCGCCGACAAGGACACCGTGCTGTTCCTCGGGCGGCACGTCGGCTACCCCGTGGCGCTGGAAGGCGCCCTCAAGCTCAAGGAGCTCGCCTACATGCACGCCGAGGGGTTCGCGGCGGGCGAGCTCAAGCACGGGCCGATCGCGCTGATCGAGGACGATCTGCCGGTGGTGGTGGTCGTGCCGTCGCCGCGCGGGCGGTCGGTGCTGCACGACAAGATCGTGTCCAACATCCAGGAAATCCGGGCGCGCGGGGCCCGGACCATCGTCATCGCGGAGGAGGGGGACGAGGCGGTGGTGCCGTACGCCGACCATCTGATCCGGATCCCGGCCACCCCGACGCTGCTCCAGCCGCTGGTCGCCACCGTCCCGTTGCAGGTCTTCGCGTGTGAGCTGGCGACGGCCCGGGGCAACGAGGTGGACCAGCCGCGGAACCTGGCGAAGTCGGTGACGGTGGAGTGA
- the coaA gene encoding type I pantothenate kinase: MISPVSSTSRSAHRNRPEATPYVDLTRAEWSALRHKTPLPLTAEEVERLRGLGDVIDLDEVRDIYLPLSRLLNLYIGATDGLRGALNTFLGETGTQTGTPFVIGVAGSVAGGKSTVARLLQALLSRWPEHPRVERVTTDGFLLPTKELQARGLMSRKGFPESYDRRALTKFVADIKAGKGEVTAPVYSHLIYDIVPDEKLVVRRPDILIVEGLNVLQPALPGKDGRTRVGLADYFDFSVYIDANPDDVERWYLNRFKKLRQTAFQDPNSYFRKYTQVSEEEALDYARTQWRTINKPNLVENIAPTRGRATLVIRKGPDHKVRRLSLRKL; the protein is encoded by the coding sequence GTGATCTCTCCGGTCTCCTCGACCTCCCGGAGCGCCCACCGGAACAGGCCGGAGGCGACTCCCTACGTCGACCTCACCCGTGCCGAGTGGAGCGCGCTGCGCCACAAGACGCCCCTGCCCCTGACGGCGGAGGAGGTCGAGCGACTGCGCGGCCTCGGCGACGTCATCGACCTCGACGAGGTGCGGGACATCTACCTCCCGCTCTCCCGCCTCCTCAACCTCTACATCGGTGCCACGGACGGCCTCAGAGGCGCCCTGAACACCTTCCTCGGCGAGACGGGCACCCAGACCGGCACCCCGTTCGTCATAGGGGTCGCGGGCTCGGTCGCCGGCGGCAAGTCCACCGTCGCCCGTCTCCTCCAGGCCCTGCTCTCCCGCTGGCCCGAGCACCCGCGCGTCGAGCGCGTGACGACCGACGGCTTCCTGCTGCCCACCAAGGAGCTCCAGGCACGCGGTCTGATGTCCAGGAAGGGCTTCCCCGAGTCGTACGACCGCCGGGCCCTGACCAAGTTCGTCGCCGACATCAAGGCGGGCAAGGGCGAGGTCACGGCACCCGTCTACTCCCACCTCATCTACGACATCGTCCCCGACGAGAAGCTCGTGGTGCGCCGCCCGGACATCCTGATCGTCGAGGGCCTCAACGTCCTCCAGCCGGCGCTCCCCGGCAAGGACGGCCGCACCCGCGTCGGACTCGCCGACTACTTCGACTTCAGCGTGTACATCGACGCCAACCCCGACGACGTCGAGCGCTGGTACCTCAACCGCTTCAAGAAGCTGCGCCAGACGGCCTTCCAGGACCCCAACTCGTACTTCCGCAAGTACACCCAGGTCTCCGAGGAGGAGGCCCTGGACTACGCCCGCACGCAGTGGCGCACCATCAACAAGCCGAA